CTTCTTGTCAGCTGTCCTATAGGATAAGTCTTCTTCAACATAAAACAACGAATTAAGAGTCCCAGTGAGAAGTCATGCCATGGTACTCGAGTTATTGGTGCCCTTAAATGACAAAAGATCATGAAATTCCCCCAGCGATCGGTTccatagaccggaacgagcttgctcaccttggAGATTGACGAGGaccgctacctccacatacggaaacgtggctacaacaacaatgcgAACTTTTACACGTTATGATAAACATATTTAGCATCAACAAACTGTTCCATACTGTTTTCAatcaaaaatattaatattgttgaaaatttcctaaaaccAAACCATTTTTGCGTTTATGTATTCTTTTATATACGTTTTACTCGCTGCCAACTGTCAAACAAAACCTGTATCGGCTTCAATTGACAAAGTTGCCATACATTGTCAAAAAGATTGCCAAAGTTGCCATACCAGCACGGGTTGAAACTCTGAGCTCAAATTTGTGCGATGTTtatcgctgttgttgttgtagcagtgtgttatacactgaggcggcagcccttgccgatgaatagttccatcgggtcaatccggtacgtacaaccggctgccatgagattgctttcgtcatcacgagaagctcagctgggagCTATCGGATGCGTCAACAAGGTTGCAGTTAATGGAATGCtacgtatacggagtagctgcaagtgCAGTTGCggtatcgagaggagagtctgtGAGAGGCCAAATTGCATCAGCTCATGCTAAAATACTAGACTGCCTGTGAACTGCCTTAAAATGCAGTTCTTGCAGCGATCGGTCCTGTGGACCGGAAAAAGCTTGCTCACAACAACCAAGTTTCATATGtcatacaattttttatatcgggTTCGCTGACAGAGAGCAACTCAACTGCAGGTTAGTTGCTATCCATAATCGACCAATTAGCTAGAGCAACATAAAGCGTAAAAATGCTTAATTCAGTGGTTTTCTTTGTTTCGATTTGCATTTACCAATCGCAACGTTTATCTAGGTATTACTGTGTTATTTTATGTTGTTGTACGCAATCTTTTATCTACAAGTTATACAAACTTTCATAATGTGCCTACACATTTTCAATGaaagagaattaaaaaaaaatgttgccaaagATAAGCAGACAGCTGTTAGTGGCTAGTGTACACATGTATGTTAggctatacatacatatgtatgaatTCACATAGTTACTACCTATTATATGTACTATCTAATTTACTACATATTTTCCCAAGAAGAAGATCTTATACAAAGTGAAAAATAGAATTCCCAAgtctttttattaaatatatatttatatttatacgtgaactgtaaattaaaaataatttaattctaTCATTTAATTCACCATTGTGGCAGAAAAGATGAATGAACAAAAGGGCTTCTTGAAGGACAGTTTTGGGGGGTTGGGCGGGCGTTCGGGCAGGGCTGACAAAGACAGACAGTAGTCAAGGGCTGCAGAGATAGTCAAGGGTTATACAACATAATTTTAATCTTTTTGGCTTCAAATCAATTTGCAAGTGCTGCGTTGTGTTggtttcttaaaatttgtttactgattttttttattttgtttttgtttttgttttcttgtaaATTAAACTGAATAAATggattttatatttattattattattaataattaaattttttttctttcacatCATCATGCTTTTATTTATATGTAGTATGTTTATGTTGGggttcgtgtgtgtgtgtgtgttggctgAGTTGTTGGGGGATAGGGTAGAAGGGGGACCTGTGTGTTTGTGTAGTAATGTTGTTCTTGGTAgtattggtatttttattaatttttttatatatatttttgttgttttacttttttttatttaattgtattCTCATTTTTAAGAGCATTCTCACAATCTGTTTTATGTCGCTAATTAAGTTGTTTCTGTTGTTGTAGTGGTGTATTGAGttgagtgtgagtgtgtgtgtgtagtagcaaaattcttatttcattttttgtttttgttttcctttatttttatttttgtttaatcctTCAAATCATCTTTCTCTTTACAAAACAcattacttgttgttgtttatttgtttattctCTCAAtattatattgttgttgttgttgttgctgttattgttgctgatgctgctgcggatgatgctgttgttgttgttgttgctgctgcgtTTGTTCTTGTTGTTATAGTAGTTGCTGttggtattattattattattattgaatttatttaaatagttgtagatgtggttgttgttgttgtatttgttgttgttgtaaccatttGACGACGACAATAATATTATAATTAAGTTGAaatataagaataagaataatgatgatgacgacaaagtcggcgatgaggaccatgacGACGGCATCGACGAAGAAGACGACAACATCGACGACAACGTCGGCAACATTAACGACGTCGACGACGAGAGCGACGAcggtggtgatgatgatgttgaagacgacgacgacgacaacaacaacaacgacgacgacaTCGACGACGACGATTCAATTATACAAACTGGAACGCATCACATAGCATACTTCCTAGTCCATTCTCGTGCCAATTCATTATATTTTTCTCGATCAGTTTTATATATTCTTGCAATCTCTGGAACAAGAGGATCATCTGGATTTGGATCACAGAGTAGAGAGCAAATTGATAATAAAACTGCAAAACatatatgagaaaaaaaaaacacattcatTTAGTAATCCTTATATTATGCATTATACCCATTTAAACCACACTACCTTTTGATATAGTAAGTGCTGGCGACCATTGAGATCTCAATATATCGAGGCAAATAGACCCATTACTGTTTATATTTGGATGGTATATGCGCGTTGTAAAAGCCACTTTGGGTGGTTTGAATGGATAGTCTGTTGGAAAGTGAATTGTTAAGAAAAACACGCCTCCTTGGTACGGGCTGTCAGGCTGGAAgagataaaaagtaaaaagttcAAATCGTAGTTGAAAATATAACTAAAAGGAAAGTTTGGTAGGGCCACTACCATGGACCTTCCAGACGGCATCAAGATCGTATCATATACGGAAGATGGTCCTATCGAGTCTTCACGCCGACAGTTAAGAAATCGAATCATTTGCGGACAATTGTACGATCGTGGCTTAAAGTCAATAGGTTGATCATCTACCACACCAATATTGCCGcttatcacaaaaaaattttactatatCCACCACCTAATCTTCaaccacactgttcactacatgGACGAACATCACGAgaaaactatgagcatcacacaaaTTAAAACTTTCAACTTCAATCTATCTTTTATCATAAGAAGCTGAGtaggtatcgagtggagagtctcagtaagaagCCGGCTGataccggctcttgcttaaatactgagtgccaatgatactcgaaatgacaagcgagttattggtgcctttacataaccaatggtcaacatgtttccgcggcgatcggtcctatggctTGGTAGTAGCtttctcacctacaggagcttggcgaggatcgctaccatcacataaaaagtgcaacataaggaccatacaacagattcagagaacatgttgtcttggcataggcggagcgatgaggaccacgcccactagggcactggagactatcctagatatccgatccgttgacatacagattaagtgtgaagcaaccactgcgatgggagaatggattgcggatgggagcagatcataccatcgcggtataatcgaggcgacgatagaaaacctggaagaaagggaagaggtttcctatcgcaTACCTGTGATGAACCTTGAagacgagtgcgaggcactgctgccatctacacagtctttgattgacggaaccctagtattgccatctggaatatcatgttacacggatggatcaaagctagaggacacagtgggcctggtggtttacattgagaacccagggactgcgatctgttttagactgcctgaccataatacggtcctgcagtcggagatccggcgatcacggaatacgcgGAGtggtgtggttgttgttgttgtagcagtgtgttgtacactgaggcggcacccCTTACCGATGaatgattccatcgggtcaaaccGGTGTGGtgataacgcgaggacgtcgagtgtgaacatatttaccgacagtaaaattgccataaggacggTAAGGACACGAAGTCTTGCATTGTAAgaagattaacgctttctctgaggatggcataatCGGCTTCgcttgggtaccgggccataacgaagtaaggggaaatgaaagggcagacgatttggcggagaACGCCaaaggactgtcgtcaataaacttggttaacccgaagcctttcggctcgacgcagtccgagttaagggattgggcgacgaatgcgcatgcaatattgtggaacagcgaaacggtcggtaggacggtgaaaatcttatgggggatccagatcgtgagaagacgatgctaagaaggtcagtatagctattggtatcataacggaacacataggactacaagctcacttatgtaaaatcggtgcggcaagtgaaagcatgtgtagggcatgcggggaagatgatgagacgttggagcttcgtttccttcgtcattgcccggctttcgcgtctatcagataccggcactgaggtggagacacaaccaacttaggggagtggcattgatagcaattaaggattttgtaagtagcacggaattcataactgtaaattttccttgtttttaaattgcccaacaagccgattactggcttagatgttaGTCGAAAGAGGCagggggcagattaatatctgcaccctcttctcaacctaacctaacaacaacaacgattcaAAAACACTTGGGGCCACATTTGACAGCATTTATAGATCTTCCACACATGCTAATGGAATTTGGGACAAGTGCAGAAGTACAAAAACTTCTTTAAACACTTGCAGACGGCACTTGGGATgttaacaaaaaatcaaaaaacccGGTCAGTGGTGAACTATGCAGCGCCGGTAAGAACTCATAAGCTGAGTGATACCCTGTGCAATAGCTAAAAATCTGTCATAATTCTGCTTTTAGAAACCGCGAAGGACGGATTCAGCATATCTCTTATAcaccacctccatcagaagaCTAAGATCTTACCCGCGTGAAAGCACAACTATGTGTTTTTTAAACAGTATTTTCTGGGCTAATTCGCAGAGACCATGccaatcaccatcttgtgaatAGGCATCCACCACCCAGACATCAGATTCGATCTACTTGatcaagagagaacctctagatcaggcGGCGTTTAAGGCGGGTCTAGATAGCACTCACGTAGGCTCGATAGCGGAAACGATGAACAGCTactgggtgaatgtagtccttggagatcGTCCGTTCAAACTAGAGTAATTTTGGCTCAATTGAGTTTTGGCAGATCCAGCAGCCTTAATTTCTACTGAGATAAGTTTGATGCCGGTTTGTTAGATGTATATCCTGATTGCGACCACAcgccacctgtttaactgcttaACCAATCCTACTCGATAAAGGACCAAATCCTTCTGGACGTACCCCATTTAACTTGCAGAATTAATAGACCTGGATATTTGATAGATGCCCAGAAACGAATTCATGAAAGAAAACACAgtgctgcaacaacaaccagCCAATCCCACTTCACTTACAACACTCACTCACAACGCAACCAATTCAAGTGGCAGGGTTCTTAGCTTCCGACAGCTAACATAAACCGGTTATGTTTTGGCACATAACTTAACAGCAAGGAAATTTCTTTTCATCCCTAAATCTGAACGGCGTATTGTTGAATATCTCGCAACGttccgaaaaaaatttaatgagccGTGCATTGTCGAAGTCATGTGCCCAATTTGGTTCAACTGctccttatttatttattttattgtttttattatgcAATTCAAAGCCACAAGTGGCCGATTAACAACTGACAACTACTGTTACCAGTCGTGTGTCCTTTAACCTAACCTGCTCatagtttttatatatagaccgatctccacacttaaagtcttgaggcaataaattggtaatttttcatccgatttcgatcaaatttggcacagtgaattctggtagacccctacccatttatATGTAGTGTGGtttagatgggactatatttggatatagctgcccctaGACCGACcgcctgatctcccgatatatggtattgaggccataaaatatcaatttgttacccaaattcgatgaaatttggcacattgtgctcgggtagacccctacctatcccagtcaaatgtggtccaaatcggaccatatttggatatagctgccatatagaccgatctgccgatttggagcattgagcccataaaagcggcatttttcatccgatttggatgaaatttgaaacagtgcgttttggtaccTCTCTTAATCGTtttgggtaggggtctaccacaactcactatgccaaatttgatcgaaatcggataaaaactgaccaatttattgcctcaagactttaagtctagcgatcggcctatatagcgcCTATATacaactaaaatccgattttatgagatcaaaagatcagatttatatataaagaattcgaaattatcaaaaattgtttggaaaatatttgtatacccaagatatctgcaaaattataaatacccagcttttgggtataaatgggtaaatacccacgtatttacccaatttaccgggtaaacaccttttgggtatttacccatcgcccatctctatttATGGtccaacctacatcaatagtaagttaTTCGGTTATTTTAAGTTTCAAGTAGATAGCTTTTTCATTGGGCagatgaaaaaaaagaaaataaacttaAGCGCCCTCTAGCTTGTTTAGCTAAAAGTGAGAGATAGCGGATTCCATCACCCCAATatacttattttttatttctattcatTTAGtggaattttgttttcatattacTGAAGAATGTCATAATATTTTCTTGCGAATATTGTTTGTcaatatattcatttttattttctgtttttctttcttACCGGTCCCATTATTGTTGCCTGCCAGTGAAATACTGAaatagaaagagagagagatacGAGTCATTACAAGATTATCCAGCAATAAATAATAAATCGAGTCTTAATCATCAAAAAGATAAAATGTCAGTGGAAAACCTTGAATATCTTAGCATGGTTTCCATGGCCTTTAAAATCGTTTAATGGTCATGGTTATAGATGCAATAAATAAGCAAATTTCATATCCGATTATCAATAAATTCTAAACATTGATACATACACCCTTTGCATACACCGTTTTGACTCACACATTCATACACATACCACCATTTACAGCAAACAAAATGTATGCACACAACAAAAAAGGTCTTATCTGTAGACTATCTTTCATTACTCTTCTAACAAATGCCACGCATATTGTGGACATTTGGCAACCATGACGGCCAACAACACACCAGCATTTGTTTGATCACTATATCAAATTAGAACAGCCAATGTAAACAATGTCTCTGCCAGGCACACTCAGATTAACTGATATGAGGAGAACATGAGACATTGTTATTCATCTAAATGGAGCCGTGTGGAGAATATATCAAACCGAAACTATCATTTGAAGTGAGCAGTATTAGAATTACATTAAAATCGAAGATCTAAATTCCATAATGAATACAAATCAGGATATAGTAAATGGGAGCTGGCCCATACTTGATCTGTGGAATGCTACTACAGCAATGGAAAATGATGCAAACTCCGGTACTGGTATACTACAAAAAGTCATGGCCATGCTTATTTTGGGTGTGGGCAGCTTTCTTTCGGGTATGCTTCCTTCCGTTATATCTGAACAAAATCGTCAGAGGTTTCCTTTGGCAACTTCATTGATGCTGTGTTTTGGAGCTGGCATACTGATGGCTACATCATTGGTGCACATACTGCCCGAGGTACGCAATCAAATGAATTCCAATTGGGCCGAGATCTCATTATGTGGAGGATTCtttatcatatattttattgatgaaattgtgcactACTTTTTTGGAGAAGTTATACAACATACgcatcagcaacagcagcatcacCATCAGCAACAACATCGACATTCCCATAATGGTAACAGTGGTAACTATGGATCCATCGGAGGCGAGTCCGAGCCTTTACTACAAGATTCTTCAACGCCTGATGACCATAACCATACACATTCCCACTCCCATACGCTTTGCCATGAACAGGTGATTGAAGAAGCCAATGCCAGAATATGTCACACTAACCATGCCGAGCCATGTTCCCAATCAATCTCTACTATGGGTTTGTTTGCCGCCTTATCACTGCACTCGGCCATAGAGGGTATAGCCATTGGAGTCCAAAATACTCCCTCCAAGGTCCTATTCCTTCTGGGTG
This Stomoxys calcitrans chromosome 2, idStoCalc2.1, whole genome shotgun sequence DNA region includes the following protein-coding sequences:
- the LOC106088614 gene encoding zinc transporter ZIP3 is translated as MEPCGEYIKPKLSFEDIVNGSWPILDLWNATTAMENDANSGTGILQKVMAMLILGVGSFLSGMLPSVISEQNRQRFPLATSLMLCFGAGILMATSLVHILPEVRNQMNSNWAEISLCGGFFIIYFIDEIVHYFFGEVIQHTHQQQQHHHQQQHRHSHNGNSGNYGSIGGESEPLLQDSSTPDDHNHTHSHSHTLCHEQVIEEANARICHTNHAEPCSQSISTMGLFAALSLHSAIEGIAIGVQNTPSKVLFLLGAVACHKFVMAFCLGLEFRSNTSTSVKAQTMGILVFSLGAICGIGMGMLLVGIPSSLLSSTALAIIQGLAGGTLLYVTVCEVIPREKARWHQNENRKGAGIAQLVTVALGFTTMVIINLYLDDDDDNKSNDA
- the LOC106088615 gene encoding ubiquitin-conjugating enzyme E2-17 kDa, which codes for MALKRINKELQDLGRDPPAQCSAGPVGDDLFHWQATIMGPPDSPYQGGVFFLTIHFPTDYPFKPPKVAFTTRIYHPNINSNGSICLDILRSQWSPALTISKVLLSICSLLCDPNPDDPLVPEIARIYKTDREKYNELAREWTRKYAM